Proteins encoded within one genomic window of Pectobacterium araliae:
- a CDS encoding helix-turn-helix transcriptional regulator encodes MTVVTLRPASPPFIATVDWRLPSGQPLQRYGLCALAQPHLRTPQQTTRFHFYEATLLLVLSGQLTILEQDKATVIDTSSQLCLITPDASADLMKMPGGHDAVFRSIFLTFSPTLLTRFYLRYPDELATEERQNPFTSVSLDDDLRGTLQRLVEGITDNTLNESRLDLRLMDMLLVLSERGYRFGAPPQPGVTVQLRALISEEPARHWTAQSAGRVLAMSEATLHRRLSAEQTRFEILLLETRMQHAMMLVQTTSWSMQRLAEACGYKSSARFSERFKTRFGCSPTKIR; translated from the coding sequence ATGACTGTGGTCACTCTGCGCCCTGCTTCTCCACCTTTCATTGCAACGGTGGACTGGCGCTTGCCGTCAGGCCAGCCGCTCCAGCGGTATGGCCTGTGTGCGTTAGCCCAGCCTCATCTGCGCACTCCGCAGCAGACAACGCGTTTCCATTTTTATGAGGCCACGCTTCTGCTGGTTCTCTCTGGTCAATTAACCATTCTTGAGCAGGATAAAGCGACGGTTATCGACACGTCGTCTCAACTTTGCCTGATTACGCCGGATGCCAGTGCCGATTTGATGAAAATGCCCGGTGGCCATGATGCTGTTTTCCGGTCGATCTTTCTGACGTTTTCACCCACGCTTCTGACGCGTTTTTATCTCCGCTATCCTGATGAATTAGCGACAGAAGAACGTCAGAACCCCTTCACGTCTGTCTCATTGGATGACGACCTCCGTGGTACATTGCAGCGTCTGGTTGAAGGGATTACAGACAACACGCTCAATGAATCGCGTCTCGACCTCCGACTGATGGATATGCTGCTGGTACTGTCAGAACGAGGATATCGTTTTGGCGCGCCACCACAACCCGGCGTGACAGTTCAGCTACGTGCGCTTATCAGCGAGGAGCCGGCGCGCCACTGGACCGCACAGTCTGCTGGGCGTGTGCTGGCGATGAGCGAAGCCACGCTGCACCGTAGGTTGTCTGCCGAGCAGACGCGTTTTGAAATCTTGTTGCTGGAGACGCGGATGCAGCACGCGATGATGTTGGTACAGACAACGTCATGGAGTATGCAACGTCTGGCTGAGGCCTGCGGGTATAAATCCTCTGCGCGTTTTTCCGAACGGTTTAAAACCCGTTTTGGTTGTTCACCCACCAAGATTCGTTAA
- a CDS encoding YbhB/YbcL family Raf kinase inhibitor-like protein has protein sequence MLQLSSHSFQDGETIPGEFAFAVPDANNHIALSSNHNPHLVWHGAPEGTQSFVLICHDPDVPSRGDDVNQEGREVSASLPRVDFYHWLLLDIPASVSEIAAASHSTSITPRGKAGPDAPTGFRHGINDYTAWFASDEQMKGTYYGYDGPCPPWNDALVHHYIFTLYALATPSLTIEGEINGASVRAALAHAPVLTEAKLTGLYTLNPQLL, from the coding sequence ATGCTGCAACTCTCCAGCCACAGTTTTCAGGACGGCGAAACTATCCCGGGCGAATTTGCCTTTGCCGTACCAGATGCAAACAACCACATTGCGCTGTCTTCTAACCACAATCCCCACCTTGTCTGGCACGGCGCGCCCGAAGGGACACAGTCTTTCGTGTTGATCTGCCACGACCCGGATGTACCCAGTCGCGGTGACGATGTGAATCAGGAAGGCCGCGAGGTGAGCGCCTCTCTGCCCCGTGTCGATTTCTACCATTGGCTATTGTTGGATATTCCCGCCAGCGTCAGCGAAATCGCCGCCGCCTCGCATTCCACTAGCATTACTCCGCGCGGCAAAGCAGGCCCAGATGCACCAACAGGATTCCGACACGGTATTAATGACTACACAGCCTGGTTCGCCAGCGATGAGCAGATGAAAGGCACCTACTATGGTTATGATGGCCCTTGCCCACCATGGAACGATGCGCTCGTCCACCATTACATCTTCACACTTTACGCTCTCGCGACACCGTCTTTAACAATAGAAGGTGAGATTAACGGGGCGAGTGTCCGCGCCGCATTGGCTCATGCGCCCGTATTGACGGAGGCGAAACTCACCGGGTTGTATACGTTGAATCCTCAATTGTTATGA